A single Chitinophagales bacterium DNA region contains:
- a CDS encoding PorV/PorQ family protein, whose product MVKFYRWSLSIGVLFFGLCTRAGNSDRIGEAGAYELLINTQARTMGLMGINSANVRGIDALGSNIAGLAHNKGLSVFSNYTSWLTATGTSLFNVGVGGEVSPGNNIGFSIGYMTFGEIPRTSTINPEPLSTFSPFYLNLGLSYSRVFGRGVRAGITGKLINQSINNLSATGFALDAGMQYTTGQKEDFHFGVYVRNLGFPMKYSGDGLILNRPVPLGSSQYDLPFYNRAAKFELPTQFSIALSKDFYFGDKPSNSDAFCKPIHRLSASTNFIYNGFTPNNYGLGFEYALREQVSIRLGFLYEDNTFNKETTTRAHMGFAGGVSYDLKVGKDRKKVKNPTVLEISYNYRPAHVFGGTHNLGFVYFTNKYSYCDEYVIAKAAEVARTVEPEKKPEVKTETIIKEIIKYDTIFRDAPAKIETVTDYKKVNDMLKNFASNIEFRTGTAILTERGEGALMVVGEMIKNYPDTRFLIEGHTDNDGTPENNMRLSKLRAKTVARYLTEFKGIPEVNMKVEWYGETKPVADNSTEEGKQRNRRVEVKVLDAKLENLSRAVSTPASTVPKKVETKTVPAPTAPKVETPTPKKEITTPTSNIETSSDVPKKAPQDELNENANSITFKPGTDSLNRSGKRAITNVVNVLKDNPNLKIKIEAHTDNGKYALSNQELSEKMAKVVKDMLVQQGIDASRITVEALGDSKPKETNDSDIGRKNNRRIELKIVN is encoded by the coding sequence ATGGTGAAGTTTTATAGATGGTCGTTGTCGATAGGAGTCTTATTCTTTGGACTATGTACCCGAGCTGGAAATTCCGACAGGATAGGTGAGGCAGGTGCGTATGAATTGTTAATTAATACGCAAGCGAGGACCATGGGACTCATGGGTATAAACTCAGCAAATGTGAGAGGAATAGATGCCCTAGGGTCCAATATTGCGGGGCTAGCTCACAATAAGGGTTTATCCGTATTCAGCAACTATACAAGTTGGTTGACAGCTACAGGTACCTCTTTATTTAATGTGGGAGTAGGAGGCGAAGTGTCTCCTGGAAATAATATAGGTTTCTCTATTGGTTATATGACTTTTGGAGAAATTCCTAGAACCTCAACTATCAATCCAGAGCCATTGAGTACCTTTTCACCGTTCTATCTTAATCTAGGACTTTCTTATTCGAGAGTTTTTGGACGCGGGGTGAGAGCTGGTATTACTGGTAAACTTATCAATCAATCGATAAACAATTTGTCAGCGACAGGATTTGCCTTAGATGCAGGTATGCAGTACACCACTGGTCAAAAAGAAGATTTTCATTTCGGAGTCTATGTTCGAAATCTTGGTTTCCCTATGAAATATTCTGGAGATGGTTTGATTTTGAATAGACCTGTACCGCTGGGAAGTTCACAATATGATTTACCGTTTTACAATAGAGCAGCAAAGTTTGAACTCCCAACTCAATTTTCTATTGCCTTAAGCAAAGACTTCTATTTCGGTGATAAACCTAGTAACTCAGATGCATTTTGTAAACCTATTCATAGACTTTCTGCGTCTACTAATTTTATCTATAACGGCTTTACACCGAATAACTATGGTTTAGGTTTTGAATATGCCCTTAGAGAGCAAGTTTCGATACGCTTAGGTTTTCTATATGAAGATAATACGTTTAACAAGGAGACTACGACCAGAGCCCATATGGGGTTTGCTGGAGGTGTCTCTTATGATCTCAAGGTAGGAAAAGATAGAAAGAAGGTAAAAAATCCTACGGTTTTAGAAATCAGCTATAATTATAGACCTGCTCATGTTTTCGGCGGTACGCATAATTTGGGATTTGTATATTTCACAAATAAATATAGCTACTGCGATGAATATGTAATAGCCAAGGCTGCTGAAGTAGCGAGGACTGTGGAGCCAGAAAAAAAACCAGAAGTAAAGACAGAGACCATAATTAAGGAAATAATTAAATATGATACTATTTTCAGAGATGCTCCAGCAAAAATTGAAACAGTGACAGACTATAAAAAAGTCAATGATATGCTGAAAAATTTCGCCAGCAATATTGAGTTTAGAACCGGCACAGCTATATTGACAGAAAGAGGAGAAGGAGCTTTGATGGTAGTTGGAGAAATGATTAAAAACTATCCTGATACCCGTTTCCTTATTGAAGGACATACCGACAATGATGGTACTCCAGAAAATAATATGCGCTTGTCAAAATTGCGAGCTAAAACAGTGGCAAGGTATCTGACAGAGTTCAAAGGAATACCGGAAGTAAATATGAAAGTCGAGTGGTATGGCGAAACGAAGCCTGTGGCTGATAATTCTACTGAGGAGGGCAAACAAAGAAACAGAAGGGTCGAGGTAAAAGTATTGGATGCCAAACTAGAGAATTTGTCTAGAGCAGTTTCAACACCTGCGTCAACAGTTCCTAAGAAAGTAGAGACCAAAACGGTGCCAGCGCCTACAGCTCCTAAAGTAGAAACTCCGACACCTAAAAAGGAGATTACAACACCTACAAGTAATATAGAGACTAGCTCAGATGTGCCTAAAAAAGCACCACAAGACGAGCTCAATGAAAATGCAAATAGCATTACATTCAAACCAGGCACTGACTCACTTAATAGAAGTGGCAAGCGCGCTATAACCAATGTAGTCAACGTTCTGAAGGATAATCCAAATTTGAAAATTAAGATTGAGGCACATACCGATAATGGTAAGTATGCTCTTAGCAATCAGGAGTTATCTGAGAAAATGGCCAAAGTGGTGAAAGATATGCTGGTTCAGCAGGGCATAGATGCTTCAAGAATTACTGTCGAAGCTTTAGGAGATTCTAAGCCGAAAGAAACGAATGATTCTGACATCGGACGAAAGAACAATCGAAGAATTGAATTGAAAATTGTGAATTAA
- a CDS encoding carboxypeptidase regulatory-like domain-containing protein — MNKFLQVLCVLLITSFSAKSQTGEIQGRVLDEKGEPVPFAIVVVITDQAGKQRTSKGTKADANGRYTLKGLNPGTYNLMATSVGKPSAIELGVQVFAGRPTEQNFVMEQKSNVKKEVVIKAVAPVKPPKLIDVYKPKENVIGEAEVKEASMRDVGSIAASTGGVVQSDVGGGLNVGGGREGGLVYFVDGVKMTGSPNVPATDIAQMEVFTSGIPAKYGDADAAVITIITKGPSDKLMGKVEGITSQFLDPFGYNLGGFSLRGPLIRAKSTIDTMAPGVYEKRKGEAILGFSINGEYEYKGDNNPTINGNWKVKDDVMKRIQDNPYQLSADGSQLLLSQAFLTINDLERTNSHQNTSARTIRLNGKLDWKVVKNSTNLTLGFRAEDNEYNSFIQRYSLLNYQNNPIYTNKSYNVYLRLYQPLFNADKQVKKAIRNTTMTLQMDATLSGQDFKSPVGRDNPWHYGYIGKFEEDRVWNWERKTGGDGEKVYYAPNQFLTFTDFVSANASTSNAVRFTPGTINAPAAAQTAYFLNMYNNTIGKTDAGPLRSINAMENAGAVINGLRANITVHDLFFPATRVFNGIQKQENMQFRVTGAFNFDIEPVKNKSAFINKHTIEAGFELEQRVNSQYNISPLTLWTVAQSGFLNNHLAPDNTKNFNPLMIMRGGTVRMRLQDYMKQDTIVFAAFDTLLYDKEISNGAQTNFSRNLRNDLFGGDSTTRINIHELDPNKMKLDWFSAEELLNNGLVSGNGYDVYGNKLGMSTTFNEFFTAKDKKGNLLRHVAALMPRYGAAYIQDRFQLKSLALNVGLRVDYFDPNTNTLRDPYVPQGGRTISMVDSIGGAKAVHPKNLPSDAVVYVDRAVGPGRITGYRVGDQWYSKDGAEVAGANPIEIESGGNAQPYLIGNTPEERAKRDMGSTTFDPELMFRKVTPRFAFSPRVNFSFNIDTFALLFAHYDILTQRPEIGAPTALNYYNLLQRRNTSFINNPDLDFSSTTDLELGFKQRLNSRSTLTVNFQYREYSNQVSVTRLQGAYPGAYNTFNNSDFSTVKSIGLAFEQRRMKNLKIKANYTMSFAEGTSSSRTAQLTLINAGLGNMRVIYPLDWDTRHNLNFIANYKFDSRDPYNKGIPKFLRDFAINIDMNLRSGTPFTQQTAATPESFMNTTARAVNLGDINSGSLPWRFMTNLKLDKDFTFKFGRQDSAKTKGIDNRREYGLNIYLQITNLFNSMNVLKVYRFTGSPTTDGYLSSPDGQLDYITKEAVAKGYGQAFRDLYNVALEIPEDRNSMFIRPRIIQLGATLSF, encoded by the coding sequence ATGAACAAATTTTTACAAGTATTGTGTGTTTTATTAATAACGTCATTTTCTGCCAAGTCCCAAACAGGGGAGATTCAGGGTAGGGTATTAGATGAGAAAGGTGAGCCTGTACCATTTGCTATTGTTGTCGTCATTACAGACCAAGCAGGTAAACAACGAACATCCAAAGGAACAAAAGCGGACGCCAACGGTAGATATACCTTGAAAGGTCTAAATCCAGGCACCTATAATCTTATGGCTACTTCCGTAGGAAAACCTTCGGCAATTGAATTGGGCGTGCAGGTTTTTGCTGGTAGACCTACAGAGCAAAACTTTGTTATGGAACAAAAAAGTAACGTGAAAAAAGAAGTTGTCATCAAAGCAGTAGCACCTGTGAAACCTCCAAAACTTATCGATGTCTATAAACCTAAGGAAAATGTTATAGGTGAAGCAGAGGTCAAAGAAGCCTCTATGCGAGATGTAGGTTCTATCGCTGCTAGTACAGGTGGAGTAGTTCAGTCTGATGTTGGAGGCGGTTTGAATGTCGGTGGAGGTAGAGAAGGTGGTCTAGTCTATTTCGTAGATGGGGTGAAGATGACAGGTTCCCCCAATGTACCCGCTACGGACATAGCTCAAATGGAAGTATTTACTAGTGGTATTCCAGCTAAGTACGGCGATGCCGATGCTGCCGTTATTACCATTATTACCAAGGGTCCTTCTGATAAGCTTATGGGGAAGGTAGAAGGTATCACTTCGCAATTTTTAGATCCATTCGGATACAATCTCGGAGGCTTTAGTTTACGTGGTCCACTTATCAGAGCTAAATCTACCATAGATACTATGGCTCCTGGAGTATATGAAAAACGAAAAGGAGAAGCAATTTTAGGGTTTTCTATCAATGGAGAATACGAATATAAAGGAGATAACAATCCAACAATAAACGGAAACTGGAAAGTGAAAGATGATGTCATGAAAAGAATACAGGACAATCCATACCAATTATCGGCGGATGGCAGTCAGTTACTTTTGTCACAGGCTTTCCTTACAATTAATGATTTAGAACGCACCAATTCTCATCAAAATACTTCAGCTAGGACTATAAGATTAAATGGAAAGCTAGATTGGAAGGTAGTGAAAAATAGTACCAATTTAACGCTTGGTTTTCGAGCGGAAGATAATGAGTATAATAGTTTTATTCAACGATATTCACTTTTGAACTATCAAAATAATCCGATTTATACCAATAAGAGTTACAACGTATATCTGCGTTTGTATCAGCCGCTATTTAATGCAGACAAACAAGTAAAAAAAGCAATACGGAATACGACTATGACCTTGCAGATGGATGCTACACTTTCAGGGCAGGATTTTAAGTCTCCTGTAGGTAGAGACAATCCATGGCATTATGGATATATTGGTAAATTTGAAGAGGATAGAGTCTGGAATTGGGAGAGGAAAACAGGAGGTGATGGAGAAAAAGTATACTATGCGCCGAATCAATTTTTGACATTCACCGATTTCGTTTCCGCAAATGCTTCTACATCCAACGCAGTAAGATTTACACCAGGTACTATCAATGCCCCAGCAGCAGCTCAGACAGCATATTTTCTTAATATGTACAACAATACCATTGGCAAGACCGATGCAGGACCTCTTCGATCTATTAATGCAATGGAGAACGCAGGTGCTGTCATCAATGGTTTGCGAGCGAATATTACAGTGCATGATTTATTCTTTCCTGCTACAAGGGTATTTAATGGTATTCAGAAACAAGAGAATATGCAGTTCAGAGTTACTGGGGCATTCAATTTTGATATAGAACCTGTAAAGAATAAGAGCGCATTTATCAATAAGCATACTATCGAAGCAGGCTTCGAGTTAGAACAAAGAGTTAACAGCCAATATAACATTAGCCCATTAACCCTATGGACGGTGGCACAGTCAGGGTTTTTGAATAATCATTTAGCACCAGATAATACTAAGAACTTCAATCCATTAATGATAATGCGAGGTGGAACAGTGAGAATGCGTTTGCAAGATTATATGAAACAAGATACTATTGTATTCGCGGCTTTTGATACCTTATTGTATGACAAAGAAATTTCTAACGGTGCTCAAACCAATTTTTCTAGAAATCTGAGAAATGATTTATTCGGTGGCGACTCTACCACTAGAATCAATATACATGAATTAGACCCGAATAAAATGAAATTAGATTGGTTTTCAGCAGAAGAATTGTTAAATAACGGACTGGTAAGTGGAAATGGATATGATGTATATGGTAACAAGCTAGGAATGTCTACGACGTTTAATGAATTTTTTACTGCCAAGGATAAAAAAGGTAATTTACTGAGACATGTGGCTGCATTGATGCCGAGATATGGCGCTGCATATATTCAAGATAGATTTCAATTGAAATCATTAGCCTTGAATGTCGGTCTTAGGGTAGATTATTTTGATCCGAATACAAACACTTTGAGAGATCCTTATGTACCTCAGGGAGGAAGAACTATAAGCATGGTGGACTCCATAGGTGGTGCAAAAGCTGTACATCCCAAAAATCTACCATCTGATGCCGTGGTCTATGTAGACAGAGCTGTAGGACCAGGTAGAATTACGGGATATCGCGTAGGAGATCAATGGTATTCAAAAGATGGGGCAGAGGTTGCTGGTGCCAATCCTATAGAAATAGAATCAGGAGGAAATGCGCAACCCTACCTAATCGGTAATACACCAGAAGAGAGAGCTAAGCGAGATATGGGTTCTACAACGTTTGATCCTGAGCTCATGTTTAGAAAAGTGACACCTCGATTTGCTTTTTCTCCGCGGGTAAACTTTTCTTTCAACATCGATACGTTTGCATTGCTATTTGCACACTATGATATCTTGACACAGAGACCAGAAATAGGCGCACCTACAGCCTTGAATTATTATAACCTATTGCAGCGTAGAAATACATCGTTTATCAATAATCCTGACCTTGACTTTTCATCAACGACTGATTTAGAATTAGGATTTAAGCAAAGATTGAATTCTAGATCTACCCTTACTGTGAATTTTCAGTATCGCGAATATTCCAATCAGGTATCGGTGACAAGACTTCAAGGAGCCTACCCTGGAGCTTACAACACTTTTAATAACTCGGACTTCTCTACTGTGAAATCAATAGGTTTAGCATTTGAGCAGAGAAGAATGAAAAATCTCAAAATAAAGGCAAACTATACGATGTCATTTGCAGAGGGTACCTCTTCTTCTCGGACTGCGCAGTTGACCTTAATCAATGCGGGGTTAGGGAATATGCGTGTGATTTATCCACTAGATTGGGATACAAGACATAACCTCAATTTTATTGCTAATTATAAATTTGATAGTCGAGATCCATATAACAAGGGTATCCCTAAGTTTTTAAGAGATTTTGCTATAAATATTGATATGAACTTACGTTCTGGAACACCTTTTACCCAGCAGACTGCGGCTACGCCAGAGTCGTTTATGAATACAACAGCCAGAGCAGTGAATTTAGGTGATATAAACTCTGGCAGCTTGCCATGGAGGTTTATGACCAATCTAAAATTAGATAAAGATTTCACCTTTAAATTCGGTAGACAAGATTCTGCTAAAACTAAAGGTATAGACAATAGAAGAGAGTATGGTCTTAATATTTATCTACAAATTACCAATCTATTCAATTCTATGAATGTATTGAAGGTCTATAGATTTACAGGTAGTCCTACGACAGATGGTTATCTCAGCAGTCCAGACGGGCAATTGGATTATATAACCAAGGAAGCAGTCGCAAAGGGTTATGGACAGGCGTTTAGAGATTTATATAACGTAGCGTTGGAAATACCTGAAGATAGAAATTCAATGTTTATTCGTCCTCGTATTATTCAACTAGGAGCTACCTTATCATTTTAA
- a CDS encoding leucyl aminopeptidase, translating to MLDSKPIQVSAGKISNAKEKVFLMEKGTANAKMGFTPWELAELKKSAENGGIAILRNEKDTKIVVQIEKLDKTNLAKSKEECRRKGSTLFKETKKFQIENLCLTSYAEDTQLLLSLAEGIVLSNYQFLTYKSDKKKNYLKKLTVDDAKLKASDFTELNEVLTGVYFARTLVNEPVITLTAERLSKEIQKLGKIASFSVKVLDKKEIVKEKMGGLLAVNSGSQLPPTFTIMEYKPKNAKNKKPYVLVGKGVVYDTGGLSLKPTPGSMDSMKSDMAGAAAVVGTMYAVAKNKLPIHAVGLIPATDNRPGEMAYTPGDVITLRGGITVEVLNTDAEGRLILGDALDYAKKYKPELVMDLATLTGAQVLAIGQYGAAIMGSAPQEVKNHLSKIGYETHERVAEMPFWDEYDELIKSDIADIKNVGGREGGCITAGKFLAHFTDYPWIHIDIAGPSFLTSPEHYKTKGGTGYGVRLLYHFLKSKI from the coding sequence ATGTTAGATTCAAAACCAATTCAGGTCAGTGCAGGAAAAATCTCCAACGCAAAAGAAAAGGTCTTCCTTATGGAAAAAGGAACGGCAAATGCCAAAATGGGATTCACTCCTTGGGAACTCGCTGAGCTTAAAAAATCTGCCGAAAACGGTGGAATTGCGATTCTTAGAAATGAAAAGGATACTAAAATAGTAGTTCAAATAGAAAAATTGGATAAAACTAATCTAGCGAAATCCAAAGAAGAATGCAGAAGAAAAGGTTCTACGCTATTCAAAGAGACGAAAAAGTTTCAAATTGAAAATCTTTGTTTGACCTCTTACGCTGAGGATACTCAACTATTGCTATCGCTCGCAGAAGGCATCGTACTTTCAAACTATCAATTTCTGACCTACAAGTCTGATAAGAAGAAAAACTATTTGAAAAAGTTAACCGTTGATGACGCTAAATTAAAAGCTTCTGATTTTACAGAATTGAATGAAGTTTTGACTGGAGTATACTTTGCGAGGACCTTAGTCAATGAGCCCGTCATTACACTAACTGCCGAGCGATTGAGCAAGGAAATTCAAAAATTAGGCAAGATCGCTAGCTTCTCAGTAAAAGTTTTAGATAAAAAAGAAATTGTGAAGGAAAAAATGGGTGGTTTATTAGCCGTCAATTCTGGATCTCAGCTTCCTCCTACCTTCACTATCATGGAATATAAGCCGAAAAACGCTAAAAACAAAAAGCCTTATGTACTGGTAGGTAAGGGTGTGGTTTATGATACAGGAGGACTTTCACTAAAACCTACTCCTGGTAGTATGGATTCTATGAAGTCTGACATGGCTGGTGCTGCAGCAGTAGTAGGGACCATGTATGCAGTAGCAAAAAATAAATTGCCTATTCATGCAGTGGGACTCATTCCAGCTACAGATAATAGACCAGGTGAAATGGCCTATACACCTGGTGATGTCATCACATTGAGAGGTGGTATAACAGTAGAGGTTCTCAATACCGATGCAGAAGGTCGATTAATTTTAGGCGATGCACTTGACTATGCAAAGAAATACAAACCAGAATTGGTTATGGATTTAGCCACCTTGACAGGTGCGCAAGTATTGGCCATAGGACAATATGGTGCAGCTATCATGGGTTCAGCTCCACAAGAAGTTAAAAACCATCTATCTAAAATAGGTTATGAAACACATGAAAGAGTAGCTGAAATGCCATTCTGGGATGAGTATGATGAACTCATCAAGTCTGATATAGCGGATATAAAGAATGTAGGTGGCAGAGAAGGTGGTTGTATCACTGCAGGTAAATTCTTGGCTCATTTTACTGATTATCCATGGATACACATAGATATTGCGGGTCCATCATTTCTCACTAGTCCTGAGCATTATAAAACAAAAGGCGGCACTGGATATGGCGTTCGATTGCTATACCATTTCCTAAAATCAAAAATATAG
- a CDS encoding pyruvate dehydrogenase complex E1 component subunit beta has product MRQIKFRDALREAMSEEMRKDPSVFLMGEEVAEYNGAYKVSQGMLDEFGPRRVIDTPIAELGFTAIGVGAAMNGLKPIVEFMTWNFALLAIDQIINHSAKTLAMSAGEFSNPIVFRGPNGSAGQLGAQHSMAFESMYASIPGLKVISPSNGYDAKGLLKSAILDPDPIVFMESEVMYSDNCEIPDEEYYIPIGKADIKREGTDCTIVSFNKMMKVALAAAEELAKDGVSCEVIDLRTIRPLDIETLVNSVKKTNRMVIVEESWPFGSIASEITFQVQKNAFDYLDAPIKRVTGADSSMHYAANLVDAYLPNPGKVIEVVKSVI; this is encoded by the coding sequence ATGCGACAGATAAAATTTAGAGATGCTTTAAGAGAGGCCATGAGCGAAGAAATGAGAAAAGATCCTTCGGTTTTTCTAATGGGTGAAGAAGTTGCTGAATACAACGGAGCCTATAAAGTAAGTCAAGGCATGCTCGATGAGTTTGGACCTAGAAGAGTTATTGATACGCCTATTGCAGAGCTGGGATTTACAGCCATAGGTGTCGGTGCTGCTATGAATGGGTTAAAGCCTATTGTAGAATTTATGACCTGGAATTTTGCCTTATTGGCGATTGATCAGATAATAAACCACTCAGCTAAAACACTTGCTATGAGTGCTGGTGAGTTTTCCAATCCGATTGTATTTCGTGGACCAAATGGTAGTGCAGGTCAGCTAGGAGCTCAACATAGTATGGCATTTGAGAGTATGTATGCGAGCATACCAGGATTAAAGGTGATTTCTCCGTCAAATGGATATGATGCTAAAGGATTATTAAAATCTGCTATACTCGATCCTGATCCTATTGTGTTTATGGAGAGCGAAGTGATGTATAGCGATAATTGTGAGATTCCAGATGAAGAATATTATATTCCAATAGGAAAGGCGGACATTAAAAGAGAGGGTACAGATTGTACTATCGTTTCATTTAATAAAATGATGAAAGTAGCTCTTGCTGCTGCAGAAGAATTAGCTAAAGATGGAGTAAGTTGTGAAGTCATTGACTTGCGCACCATACGCCCTTTAGATATAGAGACACTAGTAAATTCTGTCAAGAAGACCAATCGTATGGTAATAGTGGAAGAAAGCTGGCCATTTGGAAGTATCGCTTCGGAAATTACGTTTCAAGTACAAAAAAATGCATTTGACTACCTCGATGCACCCATTAAAAGGGTAACAGGGGCAGACAGTTCTATGCATTATGCAGCTAATTTGGTAGATGCCTATTTGCCAAATCCGGGTAAGGTAATTGAAGTGGTGAAGTCTGTTATTTAG
- the greA gene encoding transcription elongation factor GreA: MASVFLTKESYDRLKADLQHLKSVGRAEAGAALAEAREKGDLSENAEYDAAKEEQAKLEKRIAQLEMALADVRILDEKEIDDTKVSILTTVKVKNLKANKEFVYKMVSEIEADFKTGKLSVVSPIGKGLLGHKKGEKVLIQTPAGAMEYEILDIRK, from the coding sequence ATGGCTAGTGTTTTTTTGACAAAAGAAAGTTATGATAGATTAAAAGCAGATTTGCAGCATTTAAAATCTGTAGGACGTGCAGAAGCTGGAGCAGCTTTGGCAGAAGCTAGAGAGAAAGGGGACCTTAGCGAGAATGCAGAATATGATGCTGCAAAGGAAGAACAAGCTAAGCTTGAGAAAAGAATAGCTCAATTAGAAATGGCTTTGGCAGATGTGAGAATATTGGATGAGAAGGAAATCGATGATACCAAAGTGAGCATTCTTACTACCGTGAAAGTAAAGAATTTAAAAGCGAATAAGGAGTTTGTGTATAAAATGGTGTCAGAAATAGAGGCAGATTTTAAGACGGGTAAATTATCCGTAGTATCTCCTATAGGGAAGGGCTTATTAGGACACAAGAAGGGTGAAAAGGTCCTAATTCAAACCCCAGCTGGAGCTATGGAGTATGAAATTTTAGATATTAGAAAATAA
- a CDS encoding HIT family protein codes for MASIFTRIVLGELPSVKVAETDTCLAFMDINPLKEGHVLVIPKIEVDEIYELTNEQFTDLNLFAKRIAHALKLTFRTRIGMWVEGLAVPHAHIHLMPIQSERDFVFDYPRLKLSTDKLRNIADKIKSHLV; via the coding sequence GTGGCTTCTATTTTTACTAGAATAGTCTTAGGTGAATTGCCAAGTGTGAAAGTAGCAGAAACAGATACTTGCTTGGCCTTTATGGATATTAATCCTTTAAAGGAGGGTCATGTATTGGTTATACCTAAAATAGAAGTGGATGAGATTTATGAATTAACGAATGAACAGTTTACGGACTTAAATTTATTTGCTAAACGCATCGCGCATGCTTTAAAGTTAACTTTTCGAACACGGATAGGTATGTGGGTAGAAGGGTTGGCTGTGCCACATGCTCATATCCACCTCATGCCAATACAGAGCGAAAGGGACTTTGTTTTTGACTATCCTAGGTTAAAATTAAGTACTGATAAACTACGGAATATTGCAGACAAAATCAAATCTCATCTAGTATAA
- the rsmA gene encoding ribosomal RNA small subunit methyltransferase A, whose protein sequence is MELKKNLGQHFLADQSVLESIVAAVEGLSPLNILIEVGPGMGALTAHLLSIKTQDFYLIEKDDRFVLELPKKFPELKDRIFHQDVLTFEIDKILGREVSVVGNYPYNISNLIMFWIIENSDYVVNSVGMFQKEVAKRIASKSGTKDYGVLSVLTQSIYEVEYLFDIPAEAFDPPPKVVSGIIKMMRRDKPLADYTKLKKLVKAAFNQRRKMLSNSLKGIQFLETDRFESLKNLRPEQLSLEDFCQLSKDLA, encoded by the coding sequence TTGGAACTCAAAAAGAACCTTGGCCAGCATTTCTTGGCAGATCAGTCTGTTTTGGAGAGCATAGTAGCTGCCGTTGAGGGGCTATCGCCATTGAATATCCTTATCGAGGTGGGTCCGGGTATGGGAGCTCTTACCGCCCATCTGCTTTCTATAAAAACGCAGGATTTCTACCTTATAGAGAAAGATGATCGCTTTGTCCTAGAATTGCCCAAGAAATTTCCAGAATTGAAAGATCGTATTTTTCACCAAGATGTATTAACATTTGAAATCGACAAAATACTGGGCAGAGAAGTTTCTGTTGTAGGAAATTATCCATATAATATTTCCAATTTAATAATGTTTTGGATTATTGAAAATTCGGACTATGTCGTGAATAGTGTGGGTATGTTTCAGAAAGAGGTAGCTAAAAGAATTGCCTCCAAGAGCGGGACTAAGGACTACGGAGTTTTGAGTGTTTTGACGCAATCAATCTATGAAGTCGAGTATTTATTCGATATACCTGCAGAAGCCTTTGACCCACCTCCCAAAGTGGTATCAGGAATTATAAAAATGATGAGACGAGATAAGCCTCTAGCTGATTACACGAAATTAAAAAAACTAGTCAAGGCAGCGTTTAACCAGCGTAGAAAAATGCTCAGTAATTCTTTAAAGGGAATTCAATTTTTAGAAACGGATAGATTTGAATCATTGAAAAACTTGAGACCAGAACAACTGAGTTTGGAAGACTTTTGTCAATTATCAAAGGACCTCGCATAA